A section of the Deinococcus taeanensis genome encodes:
- a CDS encoding PhoH family protein, whose product MTQPNQDSGITPAASATVTLDNQREAFALLGAGDANLRRMRELTKAKLIARGETITITGEDADVRVAERMVRDALDVVRSGAELTPDSLLRSARLSGEGRSLAQETQVAGLSLPRGLKPKTPGQKLYLESIDKSDITFGVGPAGTGKTYMAVAMAVQALKAKKVKRIILTRPAVEAGEKLGFLPGDLQAKIDPYLRPLYDALQDMLDQEKFESYLTSGVIEIAPLAFMRGRTLNDAFVILDEAQNTTGEQMKMFLTRMGFSSKVVVTGDVTQIDLPRHITSGLAVAKRVLSTIEGIAWHEFTEVDVVRHPLVGRIIKAYETAENAEQDKRAARRGEFASIPEGDGDPPSRA is encoded by the coding sequence TTGACACAGCCCAACCAGGACAGCGGCATTACCCCTGCAGCCAGCGCCACCGTGACGCTGGACAATCAGCGCGAGGCGTTCGCGCTGCTCGGGGCGGGTGACGCGAACCTGCGCCGCATGCGCGAACTGACCAAGGCAAAACTGATCGCGCGGGGTGAGACGATCACCATCACGGGCGAGGACGCGGACGTCCGCGTCGCGGAGCGTATGGTCCGTGACGCACTGGACGTGGTGCGCAGCGGCGCGGAACTCACGCCGGACAGCCTGCTGCGCTCCGCGCGCCTGAGCGGCGAGGGCCGCTCCCTTGCCCAGGAGACGCAGGTGGCGGGCCTGAGCCTGCCCCGCGGTCTGAAACCCAAGACGCCCGGGCAGAAGCTGTACCTCGAAAGTATTGACAAGAGTGACATTACCTTCGGGGTGGGGCCGGCCGGGACCGGGAAGACGTACATGGCGGTCGCCATGGCGGTGCAGGCCCTGAAAGCCAAAAAGGTCAAGCGGATCATCCTGACCCGTCCGGCCGTGGAGGCCGGCGAGAAGCTGGGCTTCCTGCCCGGGGACCTGCAGGCCAAGATCGACCCGTACCTCCGTCCCCTGTACGACGCGCTCCAGGACATGCTGGACCAGGAGAAGTTCGAGTCGTACCTGACGAGCGGCGTGATCGAGATCGCGCCTCTGGCGTTCATGCGTGGGCGCACGCTGAACGACGCGTTCGTGATTCTGGACGAAGCGCAGAACACCACCGGCGAGCAGATGAAGATGTTCCTGACCCGCATGGGCTTTTCCAGCAAGGTCGTGGTGACCGGCGACGTCACGCAGATCGACCTGCCGCGGCACATCACGAGCGGTCTGGCGGTGGCGAAGCGGGTGCTGAGCACCATCGAAGGCATCGCGTGGCATGAGTTCACGGAGGTGGACGTGGTGCGTCACCCGCTGGTGGGGCGCATCATCAAAGCCTACGAAACTGCCGAGAACGCCGAGCAGGACAAACGCGCGGCGCGGCGCGGCGAGTTCGCCAGCATTCCGGAAGGGGACGGCGACCCACCGTCCCGCGCCTGA
- a CDS encoding lipid II:glycine glycyltransferase FemX, translating into MRLTLVETSDPRVYDDTVRNLPITSALQGWGYGEARRTLGQQPMRYLIMDGSRTVGALQLIRKRLVPGFSTLYAPRGPALENLDLLPAVGEAVRKVARPTDALLKIEPPVPFLASEGVTLPEEYGLFRRAETEQPEHTIVADLTRSEDELFAGLHSMARRNVRTAQKMGVVAGRDDDFDAFWEIFTATNERAKLGAFPRAYYETMLREGNAHGGEAYIVLSRHEGRALAGGFFLAMGKGTYYLFGGSVRDDRMQSDGSPVKDAKAPDAFYWNAMLDARRRGYELFDFWGIPRTLDEEKHSFGVFKMKLKFSEQRVWYPAYDLNLNPAAPAIVKALRWRKTQNNLRKRGSADDVL; encoded by the coding sequence GTGCGCCTGACCCTTGTAGAAACCTCCGATCCGCGCGTGTACGACGACACGGTGCGGAACCTGCCCATCACCAGCGCCCTGCAGGGCTGGGGGTACGGCGAGGCGCGGCGGACGCTGGGCCAGCAGCCTATGCGTTACCTGATCATGGACGGCAGCCGGACGGTCGGTGCGCTGCAGCTGATCCGCAAACGACTCGTGCCGGGCTTCAGCACCCTGTACGCCCCGCGCGGACCGGCGCTGGAAAACCTGGACCTGCTGCCCGCGGTGGGTGAGGCCGTGAGGAAGGTGGCGCGCCCCACCGACGCCCTGCTGAAAATCGAGCCGCCGGTGCCGTTTCTGGCGTCCGAGGGCGTGACCCTGCCCGAGGAGTACGGCCTGTTCCGCCGGGCCGAGACCGAGCAGCCTGAGCACACCATCGTGGCTGACCTGACCCGCAGTGAGGACGAGCTGTTCGCCGGCCTGCACTCCATGGCGCGGCGCAACGTCCGCACCGCGCAGAAAATGGGTGTCGTGGCGGGCCGGGACGACGACTTCGACGCGTTCTGGGAGATCTTCACCGCCACGAACGAACGCGCCAAACTCGGCGCGTTCCCCCGCGCGTACTATGAGACGATGCTGCGCGAAGGCAACGCGCACGGCGGCGAGGCGTACATCGTGCTGTCGCGCCACGAGGGGCGTGCGCTGGCCGGTGGGTTCTTCCTGGCCATGGGCAAGGGCACGTACTACCTGTTCGGCGGCAGCGTCCGTGACGACCGCATGCAAAGCGACGGCTCCCCCGTCAAGGACGCCAAGGCGCCCGACGCCTTCTACTGGAACGCCATGCTCGACGCCCGGCGCCGCGGCTACGAACTGTTCGACTTCTGGGGCATTCCCCGGACGCTTGACGAGGAGAAGCACTCCTTCGGCGTGTTCAAGATGAAGCTGAAGTTCAGTGAACAGCGCGTCTGGTACCCCGCGTACGACCTGAACCTGAATCCGGCCGCGCCGGCCATCGTGAAGGCGCTGCGCTGGCGCAAGACCCAGAACAACCTCCGCAAGCGCGGCAGCGCCGACGACGTCCTGTAA
- a CDS encoding sensor histidine kinase — protein MSLPDSGLPTPGGQLRILHLEDSELDHELVTMHVDTELPWPVQFLRVEDEDGFLSELERFTPHLILSDFALPSYDGLSAYRAAHARVPNVPFIIVTGAMGEETAVDTLREGVTDYILKQRLERLPSSIRRAMSEVESRIQRERAEREIRQLNADLRARLEEVERLRNTAERQSQRLEVQAKQLEEALNLQKTFLAETSHELRTPLTALHGYLRRAEREAGGSQTLQDAQRVAENMTRLVNDLLQLSRGELVQSIEMHFMNLGQLLRQVGRDYGVNAPDGAFEIVGDPGRLTQVFINLVTNAIRVTGRTELVRLEVEPRAGEIEVRVVDHGPGVPDAVKPRIFDKFYRGKEAGSAGLGLTIAQQVVTAHGGTIDVMDTPGGGATFRVRLPLPEEDAGEDDLDLDSLTLDGEPDDGTDARTADTSRLPDALA, from the coding sequence GTGAGCCTGCCGGACTCCGGTCTGCCCACGCCCGGCGGCCAGCTGCGCATCCTGCATCTGGAGGACAGCGAACTGGACCACGAACTGGTCACCATGCACGTGGACACCGAGCTGCCCTGGCCGGTGCAGTTCCTGCGCGTCGAGGACGAGGACGGCTTTCTGAGTGAACTTGAGCGCTTCACGCCGCACCTGATCCTCAGTGACTTCGCGCTGCCCAGCTACGACGGCCTGAGCGCCTACCGCGCCGCGCACGCCCGCGTGCCGAACGTGCCGTTCATCATCGTGACCGGCGCCATGGGCGAGGAAACAGCCGTGGACACCCTGCGCGAGGGCGTGACCGACTACATCCTCAAGCAGCGCCTGGAACGCCTCCCGTCCAGCATCCGCCGCGCCATGAGCGAAGTCGAGTCCCGCATTCAGCGTGAACGGGCCGAACGGGAGATTCGCCAGCTGAACGCCGACCTCCGCGCCCGGCTCGAGGAGGTCGAACGGCTGCGCAACACCGCCGAGCGGCAGAGCCAGCGTCTCGAAGTGCAGGCCAAACAGCTCGAAGAAGCGCTGAACCTCCAGAAAACCTTCCTGGCCGAGACCAGCCACGAACTGCGCACCCCGCTTACCGCGCTGCACGGGTACCTGCGCCGGGCCGAGCGCGAAGCTGGCGGCAGCCAGACCCTCCAGGACGCGCAGCGCGTTGCCGAGAACATGACCCGCCTCGTGAACGACCTGCTGCAGCTCTCGCGCGGGGAACTGGTGCAGAGCATCGAGATGCACTTCATGAACCTGGGCCAGCTGCTGCGCCAGGTGGGGCGTGACTATGGCGTCAACGCCCCGGACGGCGCCTTCGAGATCGTCGGTGACCCGGGCCGCCTGACGCAGGTGTTTATCAACCTTGTGACGAACGCCATCCGCGTGACCGGCAGGACCGAACTGGTGCGCCTGGAAGTCGAGCCGCGCGCCGGAGAGATCGAGGTGCGCGTCGTGGATCACGGCCCCGGCGTGCCCGACGCCGTGAAACCTCGCATCTTCGACAAGTTCTACCGCGGCAAGGAAGCCGGCTCCGCCGGCCTGGGTCTGACCATCGCGCAGCAGGTCGTCACCGCCCACGGCGGCACCATCGACGTGATGGACACGCCCGGCGGTGGCGCCACGTTCCGCGTGCGCCTGCCCCTGCCTGAAGAGGACGCCGGAGAGGACGACCTTGATCTGGACTCCCTCACCCTGGACGGCGAACCGGATGACGGCACAGATGCCCGGACAGCCGACACTTCTCGCCTGCCGGACGCGCTAGCGTAG
- a CDS encoding aspartate aminotransferase family protein, with translation MSNVFYRSSKSYPVAVRAEGVFIEDASGRRVLDGSSGALVANIGHGRAEVGAAMAAQAQALAFVHGSQFSSEVLETYASRLATFLNLPDHRFWAVSGGSEANESAIKLARQYHVERGESARFKVITRTPSYHGASLGALAASGMGARRAVYAPLMREDAWPKMPKPDPALSGPEDAGRLRAVLEAAGPETVSAFICEPVVGASDAALTPNPGYHAQVAAICREYGVLFIADEVMSGMGRCGAPLAVRLHAQDAAPVTPDIVVLGKGLAAGYAPLAGLMAGPHVYDTVMQGSGAFKHGFTYAGHPVSVAAGLSVLDIVEREGLVRAAQARGPQLLSGLEALKARHPQVLAVRGQGLLLGVLLGDPDTGEAYAQPGIAERVAAAARAEGLLTYPGSGALDGVRGDHLLLGPPLSITAAEVDLLLERLDRALARTGTPAAL, from the coding sequence ATGTCCAATGTGTTCTACCGGTCCAGCAAGTCGTACCCCGTCGCCGTGCGCGCCGAGGGGGTGTTCATCGAGGACGCCTCAGGGCGCCGCGTTCTGGACGGGTCGTCCGGCGCGCTCGTGGCGAATATCGGGCACGGGCGGGCGGAGGTCGGGGCGGCCATGGCGGCGCAGGCGCAGGCCCTGGCCTTTGTGCACGGCTCACAGTTTTCCAGTGAGGTGCTGGAAACGTACGCTTCACGGCTTGCAACGTTCCTGAATCTGCCGGACCACCGGTTCTGGGCGGTGTCCGGCGGGTCGGAGGCGAACGAAAGCGCCATCAAGCTGGCGCGGCAGTATCACGTGGAACGCGGCGAGAGTGCGCGGTTCAAGGTGATCACCCGCACGCCCAGCTATCACGGGGCGTCCCTGGGAGCTCTGGCCGCGTCCGGGATGGGCGCGCGGCGGGCCGTGTACGCACCCCTGATGCGCGAGGACGCCTGGCCGAAAATGCCGAAGCCCGATCCGGCCCTCAGTGGGCCAGAGGACGCCGGGCGCCTCCGGGCGGTGCTGGAGGCGGCGGGTCCCGAGACCGTCTCTGCTTTCATCTGTGAACCGGTCGTGGGTGCGTCGGACGCGGCCCTCACCCCGAATCCCGGATATCACGCCCAGGTGGCCGCGATCTGCCGCGAGTATGGGGTGCTGTTCATTGCGGATGAGGTGATGAGTGGAATGGGCCGCTGCGGCGCCCCCCTGGCTGTGCGGCTCCACGCGCAGGACGCGGCGCCGGTCACGCCGGACATCGTCGTGCTGGGCAAGGGCCTCGCGGCCGGGTACGCGCCGCTGGCCGGGCTGATGGCAGGCCCACACGTGTATGACACCGTCATGCAGGGCAGTGGCGCTTTCAAGCACGGGTTCACGTACGCGGGCCACCCGGTGAGTGTCGCGGCGGGCCTGAGCGTGCTGGACATCGTGGAGCGAGAAGGGCTCGTGCGTGCCGCGCAGGCCCGGGGGCCGCAGCTGCTCAGCGGCCTGGAGGCCCTGAAGGCGCGCCATCCTCAGGTGCTGGCGGTGCGGGGCCAGGGCCTGCTGCTTGGCGTTCTGCTGGGGGACCCGGATACCGGGGAAGCGTACGCGCAGCCCGGCATCGCGGAGCGGGTGGCGGCCGCCGCACGGGCCGAGGGCCTGCTGACGTACCCGGGCAGCGGCGCGCTGGACGGCGTGCGGGGCGATCACCTGCTGCTGGGGCCGCCGCTGAGCATCACAGCGGCGGAGGTTGACCTGCTGCTGGAGCGTCTGGACCGGGCTCTGGCGCGGACCGGGACGCCCGCGGCCCTCTGA
- a CDS encoding GNAT family N-acetyltransferase: MTDLSPASVTLRGRRPRDLPTLRRWLTDPDAAWRAWDAPYLPAQETTASLQRYAEQLASSPPHPNERVIDVAGVVVGMVNRAEEDPAGSGWWDLGILIYDPAHWGRGLGARALSLWVQATLDETDAHVLTFSTWSGNERMLRAAARLGFREAARIREARAVGDRRFDAVRLDLLRREWPGGA; this comes from the coding sequence GTGACTGACCTCTCCCCCGCGAGCGTGACCCTGCGTGGCCGCAGACCCCGGGACCTGCCCACGCTGCGCCGCTGGCTGACCGACCCGGACGCCGCGTGGCGCGCCTGGGACGCGCCCTACCTGCCTGCGCAGGAAACCACCGCGTCCCTGCAACGCTACGCTGAGCAGCTGGCCTCCAGCCCTCCCCATCCGAACGAACGGGTGATTGACGTTGCCGGCGTGGTGGTGGGCATGGTGAACCGGGCCGAGGAGGACCCGGCGGGGAGCGGCTGGTGGGACCTGGGCATCCTCATCTACGACCCGGCGCACTGGGGCCGCGGCCTGGGCGCGCGCGCCCTGAGCCTGTGGGTGCAGGCGACGCTGGACGAGACGGACGCCCACGTTCTGACGTTCAGCACCTGGAGCGGCAATGAGCGCATGCTGCGCGCCGCCGCGAGGCTGGGGTTCCGGGAGGCCGCGCGGATCCGGGAAGCCCGGGCTGTCGGCGACAGGCGCTTCGACGCCGTGCGGCTGGACCTGCTGCGCCGCGAGTGGCCGGGAGGGGCGTAA
- a CDS encoding diacylglycerol kinase produces the protein MRSDGSALSVRRWWRSAGFAWAGVQHAYRTQGNFRVECWAALLALGAAGLLRAPLTPVALACALVLSLELLNTALEAVVDLVSPGVHPLAKVAKDVAAAAVLIASAGALLVAADVLLPRLLRVLWGT, from the coding sequence GTGCGCAGTGACGGCTCGGCGCTAAGTGTGCGCCGCTGGTGGCGCTCGGCAGGCTTCGCGTGGGCGGGTGTGCAGCACGCCTACCGCACGCAGGGGAACTTCCGCGTGGAGTGCTGGGCGGCGCTGCTGGCCCTGGGCGCGGCCGGCCTGCTGCGCGCGCCCCTGACCCCGGTGGCGCTGGCGTGCGCGCTGGTGCTGAGCCTGGAGCTGCTGAACACGGCGCTGGAAGCGGTGGTGGACCTCGTGAGTCCCGGCGTGCATCCGCTGGCGAAGGTGGCCAAGGACGTGGCGGCGGCCGCGGTGCTGATTGCCAGCGCCGGCGCGCTGCTCGTGGCGGCGGACGTGCTGCTGCCCCGGCTGCTGCGCGTCCTGTGGGGCACCTGA
- the aroE gene encoding shikimate dehydrogenase has translation MSLLDGPAPTLRAFLFADPASHSLSPQMHRAAFAHAGLNGTYEARHVPPADLGDAIGGLRQPDVLGANLSLPHKETALALLDDLSDAARAIGAVNTIIHRGGRLLGDNTDAPGFRDALTDAGYRWPRGADTVVLGAGGAARAAVYALTRAGQTVWVVNRTLSRAQALADAWDVRGAPRSVHAAEVTRVPWPQVSVIVNASSAGLNDPGQSPLDAAVLDELPATALVYDMVYKPAETRLMRDARARNLKAENGLGMLAHQARLAFHAWTGAAVPAGVFTGALNPSQAGG, from the coding sequence GTGAGCCTGCTGGACGGTCCTGCCCCCACCTTGCGCGCCTTCCTGTTTGCGGATCCGGCGTCTCACTCGCTGTCCCCGCAGATGCACCGCGCGGCCTTCGCGCACGCCGGGCTGAACGGCACGTACGAGGCCCGGCACGTCCCACCGGCCGACCTGGGCGACGCGATCGGGGGACTACGCCAGCCGGATGTGCTGGGCGCCAACCTGAGCCTGCCGCACAAGGAGACGGCCCTGGCGCTGCTCGATGACCTGAGTGACGCGGCGCGGGCCATCGGCGCCGTGAACACCATCATTCACCGCGGCGGGCGGCTGCTGGGCGACAACACCGACGCCCCCGGATTCCGGGACGCCCTCACGGACGCGGGGTACCGCTGGCCGCGCGGCGCGGACACTGTGGTGCTGGGCGCCGGGGGTGCCGCGCGCGCCGCCGTGTACGCCCTCACCCGGGCCGGGCAGACCGTGTGGGTGGTGAACCGCACCCTGAGCCGCGCGCAGGCCCTCGCCGACGCCTGGGACGTGCGCGGCGCGCCCCGCTCTGTTCACGCCGCCGAAGTGACCCGCGTGCCGTGGCCCCAGGTGAGTGTGATCGTGAATGCCAGCAGCGCCGGTCTGAACGACCCCGGCCAGTCGCCCCTGGACGCCGCGGTTCTGGACGAGCTGCCGGCAACGGCCCTGGTGTACGACATGGTGTACAAACCCGCCGAAACCCGCCTCATGCGCGACGCCCGCGCCCGAAACCTGAAAGCAGAGAACGGCCTGGGCATGCTGGCCCATCAGGCCCGGCTGGCCTTTCACGCCTGGACCGGCGCAGCTGTCCCTGCGGGCGTCTTCACCGGCGCCCTTAACCCATCCCAGGCCGGCGGATGA
- the ybeY gene encoding rRNA maturation RNase YbeY — MIDLIVRKTPPAGLRSALRASLEAVMTHFGVADREVTVVLVGDRTIRALKREHWGEDAATDVLSFPTWEPGDPFVPPHLGDIVISLDTAGRQAAARGHSLAREVALLASHGLTHLVGHDHPHAEGLGFEEGATGPDWAVFHGAWDAARTALPAGT, encoded by the coding sequence GTGATTGACCTGATCGTGCGCAAAACGCCGCCCGCCGGCCTGAGATCCGCGCTGCGCGCCAGCCTGGAGGCCGTCATGACGCACTTCGGGGTGGCGGACCGTGAGGTCACGGTCGTCCTGGTGGGAGACCGCACCATCCGCGCCCTGAAACGCGAGCACTGGGGGGAGGACGCCGCGACCGACGTGCTGAGCTTCCCCACCTGGGAGCCGGGCGATCCGTTCGTGCCGCCTCACCTGGGGGACATCGTGATCAGCCTGGACACCGCCGGGCGGCAGGCAGCCGCGCGTGGCCACAGCCTGGCGCGGGAGGTGGCGCTGCTCGCCAGTCACGGCCTGACGCACCTTGTGGGGCACGACCACCCGCACGCCGAGGGCCTGGGCTTCGAGGAGGGCGCCACCGGCCCGGACTGGGCGGTGTTCCACGGCGCGTGGGACGCGGCGCGCACGGCACTGCCCGCCGGGACCTGA
- a CDS encoding OsmC family protein, with the protein MKKTLNVTWLGEQRYLGVSESGHQLLIDNSPVKVGVSPMEALLGALATCTAYDVVEIMKKRRTPLASYRIEVEGERAGTDPKRYTHITVRHVASGEGVTEDALNRAAHLSHEKYCSVAATLNSDITVETRVE; encoded by the coding sequence ATGAAGAAGACCCTGAACGTGACCTGGCTGGGGGAGCAGCGGTACCTGGGCGTCAGCGAAAGCGGACACCAGCTGCTGATTGACAACAGCCCCGTGAAGGTGGGCGTGTCCCCCATGGAAGCCCTGCTCGGCGCACTGGCCACCTGCACCGCGTACGACGTGGTGGAAATCATGAAAAAACGGCGCACGCCCCTCGCCAGCTACCGCATTGAGGTGGAGGGCGAGCGCGCCGGGACTGACCCCAAGCGGTACACGCACATCACCGTGCGGCACGTCGCGAGTGGCGAAGGCGTCACCGAGGACGCGCTGAACCGCGCCGCGCACCTCAGCCACGAGAAATACTGCTCGGTGGCAGCCACGCTCAACAGCGACATCACGGTCGAGACGCGCGTCGAGTAA
- a CDS encoding CHASE domain-containing protein, protein MTVRDRLRGHQVPALVLLLVVILTLLVAFVVHTFAREQQRGRFEREAGAYTQALRDRLLVYERLLEATRSAWGAQGPVMNERTFAQYVAGLDLDRRYPGVQAVGFGALIRRDEAGAVEARLRRTISPTYTIRTSGPPRDQQVIIAMIAPPTTRNLQALGFDMYSEPVRRAAFDVARNRDRAQATGLLLLAQRDPLGRQYPGLLVALPVRQDGQLLGFLYLAVRADRLLADLAAPRADQSSGSLHAEVRLAGQSLPPAPADLQNLPFRTTTSFALAGQPWTLTFGATSDFGRDQAALVPYLLALLGLLIAGFSFLMVKAQVDARGRAERLNVSLGLARAQQATARAEFEAIFHSMQDSAAFTDPDGRIRLVNSALATQFGQSAGDLQGQLLGVLHEDRRLDHAAGFAALSTQYRRADGSVFTGEAQRGEVRSPDGTLLGLLEVIRDVTERVKAEQAVHAEERRSRAVLDAMPHIVMLSSPDGTVTYRNRRHAELLDGSDFASRIDERDRPAYQRMRQQATTENRDSRCEVRLLVPGDSARWFEVRTNPIRAAGSAGRPGQVTDWVTSATDIHDRLLAERLAQRNEERYRAVLEGMPQIVWLTDPAGTPVYFNRRWAEHVGAERARQGFLSLLHPDDRADYQRRWMAALRSDRPFEAEHRLLGLDGHYRTFVTRGLPVQDAAGQVLEWVGTSTDVDDQVYAEQTARLLADVTEQLTARSDDPSHLRHDRYRAALARLGSRFVDSGALWTVNPTQLVAVSSPGATWHSAAFHVVAGQAIERVVTNEDPVFIDADPALHRVNATGALFYPLTGRGGTLVGVLGLLYRQALTARDHDFAQELAQRFASALSNDRLQERVLAAQADLQQLNQSLEERVEQRTRELEAANRELEAFSYSVSHDLRTPLRHIVGFGDLLHKETGDSLSPKAQRYLTVIKDSASRMSQLIDDLLAFSRMGRQELRQVPVNLRQVIETSWRGLEPDRQGRHITFQLPDALPTVQGDEALLTLAFTNLLSNAIKYSRGRDEARIEVEAQVTDHEVTVNITDNGLGFDPRYVDKLFGVFQRLHRADEFEGIGIGLANVRRIVTRHGGQVAAQGRPGEGATFSVTLPLGGPA, encoded by the coding sequence ATGACCGTGCGTGATCGCCTGCGCGGCCATCAGGTGCCCGCCCTGGTGCTGCTGCTGGTGGTGATCCTGACCCTGCTGGTCGCGTTCGTGGTGCACACCTTCGCCCGCGAGCAGCAGCGGGGCCGCTTCGAACGGGAGGCGGGCGCGTACACGCAGGCCCTGCGCGACCGCCTGCTGGTGTACGAACGCCTGCTGGAAGCCACCCGCTCCGCCTGGGGGGCGCAGGGGCCCGTGATGAACGAACGGACCTTCGCGCAGTACGTGGCAGGACTGGACCTGGACCGCCGCTACCCGGGCGTGCAGGCCGTCGGGTTCGGCGCGCTCATCCGCCGGGACGAGGCCGGCGCCGTGGAGGCGCGCCTGCGCCGCACCATCAGCCCGACCTACACCATCCGCACCTCAGGCCCTCCCAGAGACCAGCAGGTCATCATTGCCATGATCGCTCCGCCCACCACCCGCAACCTGCAGGCGCTGGGCTTTGACATGTACAGCGAACCCGTCCGCCGGGCCGCGTTCGACGTGGCCCGCAACCGTGACCGGGCGCAGGCCACGGGGCTGCTTCTGCTCGCGCAGCGGGACCCACTGGGCCGGCAGTACCCCGGGCTGCTCGTGGCCCTGCCCGTCCGGCAGGACGGGCAACTGCTGGGTTTCCTGTACCTCGCCGTGCGCGCCGACCGGCTCCTGGCGGACCTCGCCGCGCCCAGAGCCGACCAGAGCAGCGGCAGCCTGCACGCCGAGGTGCGGCTTGCCGGGCAGTCCCTGCCGCCAGCGCCGGCGGACCTGCAGAACCTGCCGTTCCGGACGACCACCAGCTTCGCCCTGGCCGGACAGCCCTGGACCCTGACCTTCGGCGCGACCAGTGACTTTGGCCGCGACCAGGCGGCGCTCGTGCCGTACCTGCTGGCCCTGCTGGGCCTGCTGATCGCCGGGTTTTCCTTCCTGATGGTCAAGGCGCAGGTGGACGCACGTGGCCGCGCCGAACGGCTCAACGTGTCGCTCGGTCTGGCGCGCGCGCAGCAGGCCACGGCCCGCGCGGAATTCGAAGCGATCTTCCACTCCATGCAGGACAGCGCCGCATTCACGGACCCGGACGGCCGCATCCGGCTCGTGAACAGCGCCCTGGCCACCCAGTTCGGTCAGAGCGCCGGGGACCTGCAGGGGCAGCTGCTGGGCGTACTGCACGAGGACCGCCGCCTGGACCACGCGGCGGGCTTCGCGGCGCTCTCCACCCAGTACCGCCGTGCGGACGGCAGCGTGTTCACCGGTGAGGCCCAGCGCGGCGAGGTCCGCTCCCCGGACGGCACGCTGCTGGGGCTGCTGGAAGTGATCCGTGACGTGACCGAACGCGTCAAGGCCGAGCAGGCTGTCCACGCGGAGGAGCGCCGCTCACGGGCCGTGCTGGATGCCATGCCGCACATCGTGATGCTGTCCTCCCCGGACGGCACGGTGACCTACCGCAACCGCCGGCACGCGGAACTGCTGGACGGCTCGGATTTCGCCAGCCGCATCGATGAACGCGACCGGCCCGCCTACCAGCGCATGCGGCAGCAGGCCACCACCGAGAACCGCGACAGCCGCTGCGAGGTGCGCCTGCTCGTCCCCGGTGACAGCGCCCGCTGGTTCGAGGTGCGGACCAACCCCATCCGCGCGGCCGGTTCCGCAGGGCGTCCCGGGCAGGTGACGGACTGGGTCACGAGCGCCACCGACATCCACGACCGGCTGCTGGCCGAGCGGCTCGCGCAGCGCAATGAGGAACGCTACCGCGCGGTTCTGGAGGGCATGCCTCAGATCGTGTGGCTCACCGACCCGGCCGGCACCCCCGTGTATTTCAACCGGCGCTGGGCGGAACACGTGGGCGCCGAACGCGCCAGGCAGGGGTTCCTGTCCCTGCTGCACCCGGACGACCGCGCCGACTACCAGCGCCGCTGGATGGCCGCGCTGCGCAGCGACCGGCCCTTCGAGGCCGAGCACCGCCTGCTGGGTCTCGACGGGCACTACCGCACGTTCGTGACGCGTGGCCTGCCCGTGCAGGACGCGGCCGGACAGGTTCTCGAGTGGGTGGGCACAAGCACCGATGTTGACGATCAGGTGTACGCCGAGCAGACTGCCCGCCTGCTCGCCGACGTGACCGAACAGCTGACCGCCCGCAGCGACGACCCCAGTCACCTGCGCCACGACCGGTACCGCGCCGCCCTGGCCCGTCTCGGGTCCCGGTTCGTGGACAGCGGCGCCCTGTGGACCGTGAACCCCACCCAACTCGTCGCGGTCTCCTCTCCGGGCGCCACGTGGCACTCCGCGGCGTTCCACGTCGTGGCGGGACAGGCCATCGAGCGGGTCGTCACGAATGAGGATCCCGTGTTCATCGACGCGGACCCAGCGCTGCACCGCGTGAATGCCACTGGGGCGCTGTTCTACCCGCTGACCGGGCGGGGCGGCACGCTTGTGGGCGTGCTGGGCCTCCTGTACCGTCAGGCCCTCACCGCCCGGGACCATGATTTCGCGCAGGAACTCGCCCAGCGTTTCGCGTCGGCCCTCAGCAACGACCGCCTGCAGGAAAGGGTGCTGGCTGCGCAGGCCGACCTGCAACAGCTGAACCAGTCGCTGGAGGAGCGCGTCGAGCAGCGCACGCGCGAACTGGAGGCCGCCAACCGGGAACTGGAGGCCTTCAGCTACTCCGTCAGCCATGACCTGCGCACCCCCCTGCGGCACATCGTGGGATTCGGCGACCTGCTGCACAAAGAAACCGGGGACAGCCTGAGCCCGAAAGCCCAGCGGTACCTGACGGTCATCAAGGACTCCGCCAGCCGCATGAGTCAGCTGATCGACGATCTGCTGGCGTTCTCACGCATGGGGCGGCAGGAACTCCGGCAGGTGCCTGTGAATCTGCGGCAGGTGATTGAGACGAGCTGGCGCGGCCTGGAGCCCGACCGGCAGGGCCGGCACATCACGTTTCAGCTGCCGGACGCGCTGCCGACCGTGCAGGGCGACGAGGCGCTGCTGACGCTGGCGTTCACGAACCTGCTCAGCAACGCCATCAAGTACTCGCGCGGGCGCGACGAGGCGCGCATCGAGGTGGAGGCGCAGGTCACCGATCATGAAGTGACGGTGAACATCACGGACAACGGGTTGGGCTTCGATCCGCGCTACGTGGATAAACTGTTCGGTGTGTTTCAACGTCTGCACCGCGCCGATGAGTTCGAAGGCATCGGCATAGGCCTCGCCAACGTCCGCCGCATCGTCACCCGCCACGGGGGGCAGGTGGCCGCGCAGGGCCGTCCCGGTGAGGGCGCCACCTTCAGCGTCACCCTGCCTCTGGGAGGACCGGCGTGA